A stretch of the Elephas maximus indicus isolate mEleMax1 chromosome 3, mEleMax1 primary haplotype, whole genome shotgun sequence genome encodes the following:
- the FPGT gene encoding fucose-1-phosphate guanylyltransferase isoform X3 produces the protein MAAARTPPDVALRESTQRKLRKFSELRGKPVAAGEFWDIVAITAADERQELAYKQQLSEKLKRRELPLGVQYHVFVDPVGAKIGNGGSTLCALQCLENLYGDKWNSFTILLIHSASFQQYQNALVKLPVSFRVYWIQDVLWHLAQLWSIPDWGLMFQLGKTALLVVLIS, from the exons ATGGCAGCCGCAAGGACCCCTCCAGACGTAGCTCTGCGAGAATCCACCCAGCGAAAGCTGCGGAAGTTTTCAGAGCTGAGAG GCAAACCTGTGGCAGCTGGAGAATTCTGGGACATTGTTGCAATAACAGCTGCTGACGAACGACAGGAACTTGCTTATAAGCAACAGCTCTCAGAAAAGCTGAAAAGAAGAGAGTTACCTCTTGGAGTTCAATATCATGTTTTTGTTGATCCTGTTGGAGCTAAAATTG gaaatggAGGATCAACACTTTGTGCTCTTCAGTGTTTGGAAAATCTGTATGGAGATAAATGGAATTCCTTTACCATCCTATTAATTCACTCTG catcgttCCAGCAGTACCAGAATGCTTTGGTAaaacttcctgtgtcattcagagTATACTGGATTCAAGATGTTCTGTGGCACCTGGCTCAGTTGTGGAGTATTCCAGATTGGGGCCTGATGTTTCAGTTGGGGAAAACTGCATTATTAGTGGTTCTTATATCATAA
- the FPGT gene encoding fucose-1-phosphate guanylyltransferase isoform X1 — protein MAAARTPPDVALRESTQRKLRKFSELRGKPVAAGEFWDIVAITAADERQELAYKQQLSEKLKRRELPLGVQYHVFVDPVGAKIGNGGSTLCALQCLENLYGDKWNSFTILLIHSGGYSQRLPNASALGKIFTALPLGNPIYQMLELKLAMYIDFPSHMNPGILVTCADDIELYSPGESGFIRFDKPGFTALAHPSSLTVGTTHGVFVLEPFDHSERKDLEYRCCYRFLHKPSIEIMHQCDAVFRARNFSQQDFAGDNIPSLKLDTEYVYTDSLFYMDHKSAKKLLAFYEKIGTLNCEIDAYGDFLQALGPGATMEYTRNTSNVTKEESELIDMRQRIFHLLKGTSLNVVVLNNSKFYHIGTTEEYLFHLTSDSSLKSELGLRFIASSIVPAVPECFGKTSCVIQSILDSRCSVAPGSVVEYSRLGPDVSVGENCIISGSYIITKAVLPAYSFVCSLSLKMNGYLKHSTMAFGVQDNLKKNVKTLSDIKLLQFFGVSLLSCLDSWNLKVTEKLFSGNMTSLSLWTARIFPVCCSLSDSVTTSLKMLNAVKNKSAFNLNSYQLLSIEEMLGYKDVEDMIAYREQIFQEISLKKKQSDLETS, from the exons ATGGCAGCCGCAAGGACCCCTCCAGACGTAGCTCTGCGAGAATCCACCCAGCGAAAGCTGCGGAAGTTTTCAGAGCTGAGAG GCAAACCTGTGGCAGCTGGAGAATTCTGGGACATTGTTGCAATAACAGCTGCTGACGAACGACAGGAACTTGCTTATAAGCAACAGCTCTCAGAAAAGCTGAAAAGAAGAGAGTTACCTCTTGGAGTTCAATATCATGTTTTTGTTGATCCTGTTGGAGCTAAAATTG gaaatggAGGATCAACACTTTGTGCTCTTCAGTGTTTGGAAAATCTGTATGGAGATAAATGGAATTCCTTTACCATCCTATTAATTCACTCTG GTGGCTACAGTCAGCGCCTTCCTAATGCAAGTGCTCTGGGGAAAATTTTCACGGCTTTACCTCTTGGTAACCCAATTTATCAGATGTTAGAATTAAAACTAGCCATGTACATTGATTTTCCCTCACATATGAATCCTGGGATTCTGGTTACCTGTgcagatgatattgaactttataGTCCTGGAGAATCTGGGTTTATTAGATTTGACAAGCCTGGCTTTACTGCTTTAGCTCATCCATCTAGTTTGACTGTAGGTACCACTCATGGAGTATTTGTCTTAGAACCTTTTGATCACTCAGAACGTAAAGACCTTGAGTACAGGTGCTGCTATCGTTTCCTTCATAAGCCCAGTATAGAAATAATGCACCAATGTGATGCTGTGTTTAGAGCCAGAAATTTTTCTCAGCAGGACTTTGCTGGGGATAATATTCCTTCTCTTAAATTGGACACTGAGTATGTCTACACAGATAGCCTATTTTACATGGATCATAAATCAGCAAAAAAGTTACTTGCTTTTTATGAAAAAATAGGCACACTGAACTGTGAAATAGATGCATATGGAGATTTTCTGCAGGCTTTGGGACCTGGAGCAACCATGGAGTACACCAGAAACACATCAAATGTCACTAAGGAAGAGTCAGAGTTGATAGATATGAGGCAGAGAATATTTCATCTTCTTAAAGGAACATCActaaatgttgttgttcttaataATTCCAAGTTTTATCACATTGGAACAACTGAAGAGTATTTGTTTCATTTGACATCAGATAGCAGTTTGAAATCAGAGCTCGGCTTACGgttcatagcttctagcatcgttCCAGCAGTACCAGAATGCTTTGGTAaaacttcctgtgtcattcagagTATACTGGATTCAAGATGTTCTGTGGCACCTGGCTCAGTTGTGGAGTATTCCAGATTGGGGCCTGATGTTTCAGTTGGGGAAAACTGCATTATTAGTGGTTCTTATATCATAACAAAAGCTGTCCTGCCTGCATATTCTTTTGTGTGCTCTTTAAGTTTAAAGATGAATGGATACTTAAAGCATTCAACCATGGCATTTGGAGTGCAAGACAACTTAAAGAAGAATGTTAAAACATTGTCAGATATAAAGTTACTTCAGTTCTTTGGAGTATCTCTCCTGTCATGCTTAGATTCTTGGAATCTTAAAGTTACAGAGAAACTGTTCTCTGGAAACATGACAAGTTTAAGTCTGTGGACTGCTcgcattttcccagtctgttgttCTTTGAGTGATTCAGTTACAACATCCTTAAAGATGTTAAATGCTGTAAAGAACAAGTCAGCATTCAACCTGAATAGCTATCAGCTGTTGTCCATTGAAGAAATGCTTGGCTATAAAGATGTAGAAGACATGATAGCTTATAGGGAGCAAATTTTCCAAGAAATTAGTTTAAAGAAAAAGCAGTCAGATTTAGAGACATCTTAA
- the FPGT gene encoding fucose-1-phosphate guanylyltransferase isoform X2, translated as MAAARTPPDVALRESTQRKLRKFSELRGKPVAAGEFWDIVAITAADERQELAYKQQLSEKLKRRELPLGVQYHVFVDPVGAKIGGYSQRLPNASALGKIFTALPLGNPIYQMLELKLAMYIDFPSHMNPGILVTCADDIELYSPGESGFIRFDKPGFTALAHPSSLTVGTTHGVFVLEPFDHSERKDLEYRCCYRFLHKPSIEIMHQCDAVFRARNFSQQDFAGDNIPSLKLDTEYVYTDSLFYMDHKSAKKLLAFYEKIGTLNCEIDAYGDFLQALGPGATMEYTRNTSNVTKEESELIDMRQRIFHLLKGTSLNVVVLNNSKFYHIGTTEEYLFHLTSDSSLKSELGLRFIASSIVPAVPECFGKTSCVIQSILDSRCSVAPGSVVEYSRLGPDVSVGENCIISGSYIITKAVLPAYSFVCSLSLKMNGYLKHSTMAFGVQDNLKKNVKTLSDIKLLQFFGVSLLSCLDSWNLKVTEKLFSGNMTSLSLWTARIFPVCCSLSDSVTTSLKMLNAVKNKSAFNLNSYQLLSIEEMLGYKDVEDMIAYREQIFQEISLKKKQSDLETS; from the exons ATGGCAGCCGCAAGGACCCCTCCAGACGTAGCTCTGCGAGAATCCACCCAGCGAAAGCTGCGGAAGTTTTCAGAGCTGAGAG GCAAACCTGTGGCAGCTGGAGAATTCTGGGACATTGTTGCAATAACAGCTGCTGACGAACGACAGGAACTTGCTTATAAGCAACAGCTCTCAGAAAAGCTGAAAAGAAGAGAGTTACCTCTTGGAGTTCAATATCATGTTTTTGTTGATCCTGTTGGAGCTAAAATTG GTGGCTACAGTCAGCGCCTTCCTAATGCAAGTGCTCTGGGGAAAATTTTCACGGCTTTACCTCTTGGTAACCCAATTTATCAGATGTTAGAATTAAAACTAGCCATGTACATTGATTTTCCCTCACATATGAATCCTGGGATTCTGGTTACCTGTgcagatgatattgaactttataGTCCTGGAGAATCTGGGTTTATTAGATTTGACAAGCCTGGCTTTACTGCTTTAGCTCATCCATCTAGTTTGACTGTAGGTACCACTCATGGAGTATTTGTCTTAGAACCTTTTGATCACTCAGAACGTAAAGACCTTGAGTACAGGTGCTGCTATCGTTTCCTTCATAAGCCCAGTATAGAAATAATGCACCAATGTGATGCTGTGTTTAGAGCCAGAAATTTTTCTCAGCAGGACTTTGCTGGGGATAATATTCCTTCTCTTAAATTGGACACTGAGTATGTCTACACAGATAGCCTATTTTACATGGATCATAAATCAGCAAAAAAGTTACTTGCTTTTTATGAAAAAATAGGCACACTGAACTGTGAAATAGATGCATATGGAGATTTTCTGCAGGCTTTGGGACCTGGAGCAACCATGGAGTACACCAGAAACACATCAAATGTCACTAAGGAAGAGTCAGAGTTGATAGATATGAGGCAGAGAATATTTCATCTTCTTAAAGGAACATCActaaatgttgttgttcttaataATTCCAAGTTTTATCACATTGGAACAACTGAAGAGTATTTGTTTCATTTGACATCAGATAGCAGTTTGAAATCAGAGCTCGGCTTACGgttcatagcttctagcatcgttCCAGCAGTACCAGAATGCTTTGGTAaaacttcctgtgtcattcagagTATACTGGATTCAAGATGTTCTGTGGCACCTGGCTCAGTTGTGGAGTATTCCAGATTGGGGCCTGATGTTTCAGTTGGGGAAAACTGCATTATTAGTGGTTCTTATATCATAACAAAAGCTGTCCTGCCTGCATATTCTTTTGTGTGCTCTTTAAGTTTAAAGATGAATGGATACTTAAAGCATTCAACCATGGCATTTGGAGTGCAAGACAACTTAAAGAAGAATGTTAAAACATTGTCAGATATAAAGTTACTTCAGTTCTTTGGAGTATCTCTCCTGTCATGCTTAGATTCTTGGAATCTTAAAGTTACAGAGAAACTGTTCTCTGGAAACATGACAAGTTTAAGTCTGTGGACTGCTcgcattttcccagtctgttgttCTTTGAGTGATTCAGTTACAACATCCTTAAAGATGTTAAATGCTGTAAAGAACAAGTCAGCATTCAACCTGAATAGCTATCAGCTGTTGTCCATTGAAGAAATGCTTGGCTATAAAGATGTAGAAGACATGATAGCTTATAGGGAGCAAATTTTCCAAGAAATTAGTTTAAAGAAAAAGCAGTCAGATTTAGAGACATCTTAA